A window from Chitinophaga filiformis encodes these proteins:
- a CDS encoding YeiH family protein, whose translation MPKKTLHEDWIAVIIAFLTIGLVLLGLKPVFPKIAVWNDASLVTAQFGGVTVWQQTGLLFLWVFGSLLLAKAFTGKIAFAKLLVSLLFIVFITLLAQFIASNKTLKDFGIEVVLFSLILGLLISNLVGIPDILRPAIQTELYIKIGLVLLGANVLFQDILKAGGLGILQSVAVVFTVWYFSFWVCRKFKLDDEFRMMISSAVSICGVSAAIATAGAIEGDNKKLSHVISLVLIVAIPMMLFMPYIATWAHMSPAVAGAWLGGTIDTSGAVVAAGTILGEEALKYATLVKFSQNVLLGLAAFFISLYWSYSRKEAGYEKPTLLTIWERFPKFVLGFILASLLFSFALPVETVAAAKGPLKELQTYWFAIAFTCIGLETKFTDIFKMENGRPAMAFIIAQLFNIIFTLVIAYLVFGRQ comes from the coding sequence ATGCCTAAGAAAACGCTGCACGAAGACTGGATTGCTGTTATCATTGCTTTTTTAACGATTGGCCTGGTGTTGCTGGGGCTTAAGCCTGTATTTCCGAAGATTGCCGTCTGGAACGACGCCTCCCTTGTGACGGCGCAGTTCGGAGGTGTGACGGTATGGCAACAAACAGGGCTTTTATTCCTGTGGGTCTTTGGCAGCCTCCTGCTGGCCAAAGCGTTTACAGGAAAAATAGCATTTGCAAAACTGCTGGTGTCTCTGTTGTTTATCGTCTTTATCACTTTACTGGCACAGTTTATCGCCAGCAACAAGACCCTGAAGGATTTCGGGATTGAAGTCGTTCTGTTCAGCCTTATATTGGGCCTGCTGATCAGTAACCTGGTGGGCATACCGGACATATTAAGGCCGGCTATACAGACGGAGCTGTATATCAAGATCGGCCTGGTGCTGCTGGGCGCCAACGTGCTTTTCCAGGACATCCTGAAAGCGGGCGGACTGGGTATCCTTCAATCTGTAGCCGTAGTGTTCACCGTATGGTACTTCAGTTTCTGGGTATGCCGTAAGTTTAAGCTGGATGATGAATTCCGTATGATGATCTCCAGCGCGGTATCCATCTGCGGTGTATCTGCCGCTATTGCGACGGCAGGCGCCATTGAAGGAGACAACAAGAAATTGTCGCATGTCATCTCCCTCGTTCTCATCGTGGCCATCCCTATGATGCTGTTCATGCCATATATCGCCACCTGGGCACATATGTCGCCCGCCGTAGCCGGTGCATGGCTGGGAGGCACCATTGATACCTCCGGCGCCGTGGTTGCCGCGGGTACCATTCTTGGCGAGGAAGCCCTGAAATATGCCACCCTGGTTAAATTCTCACAGAATGTATTGCTTGGACTGGCGGCTTTCTTTATCTCTCTTTACTGGTCTTATTCCCGCAAGGAAGCTGGTTATGAAAAGCCCACCCTCCTTACTATCTGGGAGCGTTTTCCCAAGTTTGTACTGGGCTTCATACTGGCCTCGCTCCTGTTCTCCTTTGCACTGCCGGTTGAAACGGTAGCCGCTGCCAAAGGTCCTTTAAAAGAATTGCAAACATATTGGTTCGCAATTGCGTTTACCTGTATAGGACTGGAGACTAAATTCACTGATATCTTTAAAATGGAGAATGGCCGTCCTGCAATGGCATTTATCATTGCACAGCTCTTCAACATTATATTTACGCTGGTGATAGCTTACCTTGTGTTCGGCCGACAATAA
- a CDS encoding GNAT family N-acetyltransferase gives MTSKHISETIDIRQLTAEDYLDLKESMVSAYADMEGSYWREPTIRRLIELFPEGQIAITVNDKVVGCALSIIVDYGKFGDEHTYEQITGYYTFSTHDPKGDVLYGIEVFVHPDYRGRRLARRLYDARKTLCERLNLRGIVAGGRIPNYLKYADEMSPRDYIEKVRDKEIYDPTLTFQFSNDFQVKKILKNYLPHDEASKGFATLLQWYNIYYEKDQDTIRYNKSTVRIGLVQWQMRDYGSLEGFMQQVEYFIDAVSDYGSDFVVFPELFNAPLMAEFSQLDAAGAIRGVAKYTEQLRDQFIQHAVSYNVNIICGSMPIVIDEALYNICYLCRRDGTHEEYIKMHPTPSEVYAWGVKGGDTLKAFDTDCGKIGIQICYDVEFPEPSRILSEQGMQILFVPFLTDTQHAFNRVKFCAQARAIENECYVAIAGCVGNLPKVNNMDLQYAQSAVFTPSDFAFPVTGVKADATTNTEMVVIADVDLVLLKELNAFGSVQTRKDMRRDLYEVKWKKTDKGN, from the coding sequence ATGACTTCAAAACACATTTCCGAAACAATCGATATCCGGCAGTTAACCGCAGAAGATTACCTGGATCTCAAAGAATCCATGGTCTCTGCATATGCAGATATGGAAGGTAGTTACTGGCGCGAACCCACCATCCGCCGGCTCATAGAGCTCTTCCCCGAAGGGCAGATCGCTATCACAGTGAACGATAAGGTGGTAGGTTGTGCATTGTCTATCATTGTTGATTACGGGAAGTTCGGTGACGAACATACGTATGAACAAATAACGGGTTATTATACTTTTAGTACACATGATCCAAAAGGAGATGTGCTCTACGGTATAGAGGTATTTGTGCATCCTGACTATCGTGGCCGGCGACTGGCGAGACGCTTATACGATGCCCGCAAGACCCTCTGCGAAAGGCTGAACCTTCGTGGCATCGTGGCTGGTGGCCGTATCCCCAATTATCTCAAATATGCGGATGAAATGTCGCCCAGGGATTATATCGAGAAAGTACGCGATAAGGAGATCTATGATCCTACACTGACTTTCCAGTTTTCCAACGATTTCCAGGTAAAGAAGATCCTGAAGAATTACCTGCCGCACGACGAAGCCTCCAAAGGTTTTGCCACCCTGCTGCAATGGTATAATATCTACTATGAGAAAGACCAGGATACCATCCGTTACAATAAATCCACGGTGCGTATCGGGTTGGTGCAATGGCAGATGCGCGACTATGGCAGCCTGGAGGGCTTTATGCAGCAGGTAGAGTATTTTATTGATGCGGTGAGCGATTACGGTTCTGACTTCGTGGTCTTTCCTGAACTGTTCAATGCCCCGCTAATGGCGGAATTCAGCCAGCTGGATGCTGCCGGCGCCATCAGGGGCGTAGCAAAGTATACAGAGCAGCTGAGGGACCAGTTCATTCAGCACGCAGTGTCTTACAACGTAAATATCATTTGCGGCAGCATGCCCATTGTAATTGATGAGGCATTGTACAACATCTGTTACCTTTGTCGCCGGGATGGGACACATGAAGAGTATATCAAAATGCATCCTACGCCCAGTGAAGTATATGCCTGGGGTGTAAAGGGCGGCGATACGCTCAAAGCATTCGATACAGATTGCGGGAAAATAGGTATCCAGATCTGCTATGATGTGGAGTTTCCCGAGCCATCGCGTATCTTGTCAGAGCAGGGAATGCAAATATTGTTTGTACCTTTCCTGACCGATACACAGCATGCTTTTAACCGTGTGAAGTTCTGCGCGCAGGCCAGGGCCATTGAAAATGAGTGTTACGTGGCCATTGCTGGCTGTGTCGGGAACCTGCCAAAGGTCAACAACATGGATCTGCAATATGCACAGAGTGCTGTGTTTACGCCCTCTGACTTTGCATTCCCTGTTACAGGTGTGAAAGCAGATGCTACCACCAATACAGAAATGGTGGTTATTGCTGATGTGGACCTGGTGCTGCTGAAAGAGCTGAACGCCTTTGGCAGCGTGCAGACAAGGAAGGATATGCGCAGGGACCTCTATGAGGTGAAATGGAAGAAAACTGATAAAGGTAATTGA
- a CDS encoding glycosyltransferase, whose translation MSLIRNRDIVIIGLQQWYTPIGSNCKNIALQFARHNRVLYVNSPLDRRTILKQKDDPNISYHLRTLQKKEPSIVPVEENLWAYYPSAVLESINWLPAKARPLFSWLNKRNNRKFAASIKEAITALGFSDVILFNDNDIFRGFYMKELLNPATYIYYSRDYLLGVDYWKKHGEKLEPEHIAKADVALANSPYLTDILKKYNSNSFYVGQGCDLSLFDVTRQYAVPADLANIKGPRIGYVGSLNAHRLDLGIIEHIAREKKDWSVVLVGPEDEYFQRSVLHQLPNVYFLGRKELKELPAYIKAFDVCINPQQVNVLTVGNYPLKIDEYLALGKPVVATATRTMEYFDSHTYLARNANEYVTFISKALSEDTPALQEQRIAFARSHSWENSVTAIYEAILNTA comes from the coding sequence GTGTCACTCATCAGGAACCGGGATATTGTTATCATTGGCTTACAGCAGTGGTATACCCCAATAGGAAGTAATTGTAAGAATATAGCATTACAATTCGCGCGCCACAACCGTGTATTGTATGTTAATTCACCGCTTGACCGGCGAACCATCCTCAAACAAAAGGATGATCCCAATATCTCTTATCATCTCAGAACTTTACAGAAGAAAGAACCTTCGATCGTACCAGTGGAGGAAAATCTGTGGGCATATTATCCATCTGCTGTACTTGAATCTATTAACTGGCTGCCGGCTAAGGCGCGGCCGCTCTTCTCCTGGTTAAACAAACGGAATAACAGGAAGTTTGCTGCCAGCATCAAAGAAGCGATCACAGCACTGGGTTTCTCCGACGTTATCCTCTTCAATGATAACGATATTTTCCGGGGTTTTTATATGAAAGAATTGCTCAATCCGGCCACTTACATTTATTACAGCCGGGATTACCTGCTGGGCGTGGATTACTGGAAAAAACACGGAGAAAAACTGGAGCCTGAGCATATTGCAAAAGCGGATGTAGCCCTGGCAAATTCTCCCTACCTGACAGACATCCTTAAAAAGTACAATTCCAACAGTTTTTATGTGGGACAGGGCTGCGATCTTTCCCTCTTCGATGTAACGCGCCAGTATGCAGTACCTGCTGACCTGGCTAACATAAAAGGGCCGCGGATAGGCTATGTAGGCTCCCTGAACGCCCACCGGCTGGACCTGGGTATTATCGAGCATATTGCCAGGGAAAAAAAGGACTGGTCGGTAGTGTTGGTCGGTCCGGAGGATGAATATTTCCAGAGATCTGTACTGCATCAGCTGCCCAATGTATATTTCCTGGGGCGGAAGGAGCTGAAAGAACTGCCAGCCTATATCAAGGCCTTTGATGTATGTATCAATCCGCAGCAGGTGAATGTACTGACTGTAGGCAATTATCCGCTGAAAATAGATGAATACCTTGCTTTAGGGAAACCGGTGGTAGCAACCGCCACCAGGACAATGGAATATTTCGATTCACACACCTACCTTGCCCGGAATGCAAATGAGTACGTTACGTTCATTTCAAAGGCACTTTCTGAAGATACTCCTGCCCTGCAGGAACAGCGTATAGCCTTTGCCCGCTCGCATAGCTGGGAAAACTCCGTAACAGCCATTTATGAGGCAATATTAAATACCGCATGA
- a CDS encoding phosphotransferase enzyme family protein — translation MYKHSVQSDKVKDAYICAMQPIFPTLYSTLSPAALATHISQQYTLGPVQCKFIVRGVGDTYLVTTADKQFILRIYRPTHRSLVQIRAEVELLTALHAAQVSVSYPLADKDGHYIQSLPAAEGTRHAVLFTYAQGRSHNVLSEAQLGNFGREMARFHNISSQIQLSNDRWIFDLETTLFQPLAAVKDYFGEDPATYEWLLQSAEKVKAFLRQLDTSRFSNGYCHFDFLPKNFHFDAQDNITFFDFDFFGKGWLANDLMTFHQQLLIDAHLGRLTAEQREKTWSLFTDAYRSERALSEEELAAIPYLGLGFWVFYMGFHATHDQFYPFMQSHMLQGRFALVRKLLEQGWKEVDLVGR, via the coding sequence ATGTACAAACATTCTGTACAGAGTGACAAAGTAAAGGATGCTTATATTTGTGCCATGCAACCCATTTTCCCAACCCTATATTCCACGCTCAGCCCTGCTGCCTTAGCTACTCATATCAGTCAGCAGTATACATTGGGCCCGGTTCAGTGTAAGTTCATTGTTCGCGGCGTAGGCGACACCTATTTAGTGACCACCGCCGACAAACAGTTCATTTTGCGTATTTACCGGCCTACCCATCGTAGCCTGGTGCAGATCCGGGCGGAAGTCGAATTGCTGACAGCCCTTCATGCAGCCCAGGTATCGGTATCCTATCCGCTGGCAGATAAAGACGGCCACTATATTCAGTCCCTGCCGGCAGCAGAAGGCACCCGTCATGCAGTGCTATTTACCTATGCCCAAGGTCGTTCCCACAATGTCCTGTCGGAGGCGCAGCTCGGCAACTTCGGCCGGGAAATGGCCCGTTTCCATAACATATCATCGCAGATACAGTTGAGTAACGACCGGTGGATTTTTGACCTGGAAACAACTTTGTTTCAGCCGCTGGCAGCAGTAAAAGATTATTTCGGTGAAGATCCTGCTACTTATGAGTGGTTATTGCAATCCGCAGAGAAAGTAAAGGCTTTCCTTAGACAGTTGGATACCTCCCGTTTTTCCAATGGCTACTGCCATTTTGATTTTCTGCCAAAGAACTTTCACTTTGATGCACAGGACAATATCACCTTCTTTGACTTCGATTTCTTCGGAAAAGGATGGCTGGCTAATGATTTAATGACATTCCACCAGCAATTGCTTATCGATGCGCATCTCGGCCGCCTGACTGCGGAGCAGCGGGAGAAAACATGGTCACTCTTTACAGACGCTTATCGCAGCGAACGGGCGCTCAGCGAAGAGGAACTGGCAGCTATCCCCTACCTGGGATTGGGTTTTTGGGTGTTTTATATGGGTTTCCATGCTACGCACGATCAGTTTTATCCGTTTATGCAATCGCATATGCTACAGGGCAGATTCGCGCTGGTTCGTAAGTTGCTGGAGCAGGGATGGAAGGAGGTGGATCTGGTTGGCAGGTAG
- a CDS encoding MTH1187 family thiamine-binding protein — MAHKINLALQILPSVPSDQVYAVVDEAIAVIQASGLKYRVCPFETVLEGTYDECMDVVRKAQDVCFKAGASQLLVYVKMQIKKDADVSIEDKTGKYD, encoded by the coding sequence ATGGCACACAAGATCAATTTAGCACTACAGATCCTTCCTTCCGTACCCAGCGACCAGGTATATGCCGTCGTAGACGAGGCTATTGCCGTGATACAGGCTTCCGGCCTGAAATATAGGGTATGCCCTTTCGAAACCGTATTAGAAGGTACCTATGATGAGTGTATGGACGTAGTCCGCAAAGCACAGGATGTCTGTTTCAAAGCCGGCGCCTCACAGTTGCTGGTATACGTAAAGATGCAGATCAAAAAAGATGCAGACGTCAGCATTGAAGATAAGACGGGCAAGTACGACTGA
- a CDS encoding acyltransferase: MSTFSSLKEKIKSNPGLKQFAHRMIMPRGQARPRLWVRLVANRFIHKRGKGAVVRRYTRLDVFPFNNFTLGAKSIIEDFATINNGMGDVLIGNNVQVGMGNVLIGPVTIGDNVIIAQNVVMSGLNHGYQDIAVPIGMQPCTTSEINIGADSWIGANSVITAGTKIGEHAVVAAGSVVTKDVPPFSIVAGNPARLIKQYNPATKLWERVP, encoded by the coding sequence ATGAGTACATTTTCAAGCCTGAAAGAAAAGATCAAAAGTAATCCCGGCCTCAAACAATTTGCGCACCGCATGATAATGCCCAGGGGACAGGCCAGGCCACGTTTATGGGTAAGACTGGTAGCAAACCGCTTTATACATAAAAGGGGAAAAGGCGCTGTTGTGCGCCGTTACACACGCCTGGACGTATTTCCGTTCAACAACTTCACGCTGGGCGCCAAATCCATCATAGAAGATTTCGCCACCATCAACAACGGGATGGGCGATGTACTCATCGGCAATAATGTACAGGTGGGCATGGGAAATGTGCTGATAGGTCCTGTTACGATCGGCGACAATGTGATCATTGCCCAGAACGTGGTGATGTCAGGGCTCAATCACGGCTACCAGGATATCGCTGTCCCTATCGGCATGCAGCCCTGTACCACCAGTGAGATCAATATTGGTGCAGACAGCTGGATCGGCGCCAACTCGGTGATCACTGCAGGCACAAAAATAGGGGAACATGCAGTGGTAGCAGCGGGTAGCGTTGTTACCAAAGATGTTCCCCCATTCAGTATTGTAGCCGGGAATCCTGCAAGACTTATCAAACAGTATAACCCGGCTACAAAATTGTGGGAAAGAGTTCCCTGA
- a CDS encoding glycosyltransferase family 39 protein codes for MLRPSTYERIILATGISGYLLLLLITILHRQPPLSDEAVFLSNIHLLHQYGLSRSFLLNIDKQTPGPLYQFVHYALEPLTHLQTPAIRLVNTSMLLLIVLLLTGIVRKMQRRVKKSVWVPALHIMAVPMIWQASGMALTEIPAMFFATLSIWLLQLALDHSNKRIGMGIFLSLLAGLSLGLAILGRAPFVMIVPAALLLLLQSAGEWQRWITVSIYMGVALLCCVPVFVIWGGFMPPKQALTDTGGLVPWHGILAFAYGAMVVLIIAPGWFFYNRPTLLVLVLLYFLLLPANYYWLHFEYGPLNEVLTRILPAAAMQIYYYLISPLLMIIALYFVYSTFLRWMERRTEPFFLFILLATLLILATSFRANHFFSSRYVVLTAPLLIILLAPYIHASKEQCIRVAAGMIIGLLSLETYFLFR; via the coding sequence ATGCTACGCCCCAGTACATACGAGAGAATAATATTGGCCACCGGCATTAGCGGTTACCTCCTGCTACTGCTCATCACTATACTGCACCGGCAACCTCCGCTATCTGACGAAGCGGTTTTCCTTTCCAATATTCATCTTCTACACCAATACGGGCTATCCCGCTCTTTCCTGTTAAACATCGACAAACAGACGCCAGGACCTCTATACCAGTTTGTACATTATGCACTGGAACCTCTTACACACCTGCAAACACCGGCCATCCGCCTGGTGAACACCAGCATGTTATTGCTCATCGTCCTGTTGCTGACAGGCATTGTGCGGAAGATGCAACGACGGGTAAAGAAAAGCGTATGGGTGCCGGCGTTACACATCATGGCGGTGCCAATGATATGGCAGGCATCCGGGATGGCATTAACAGAAATCCCGGCAATGTTCTTCGCTACTCTATCTATCTGGCTCCTACAACTGGCGCTGGATCATTCAAATAAACGCATAGGAATGGGTATATTCCTGTCCCTGCTGGCGGGATTAAGCCTCGGGTTGGCGATCCTGGGGCGTGCGCCTTTTGTAATGATCGTTCCTGCGGCGCTGTTATTATTGCTACAGTCGGCGGGAGAATGGCAGCGCTGGATAACTGTGAGTATATACATGGGTGTAGCCCTGCTTTGCTGTGTACCGGTATTCGTGATATGGGGTGGTTTCATGCCGCCAAAGCAGGCACTCACAGATACGGGAGGTCTCGTGCCCTGGCATGGCATACTGGCATTTGCATATGGGGCAATGGTCGTACTGATAATAGCACCGGGCTGGTTTTTCTACAACCGTCCGACATTGCTGGTATTGGTATTGCTGTATTTCCTCCTGCTGCCAGCTAACTATTATTGGCTGCACTTCGAATATGGGCCCCTGAACGAAGTCCTGACCAGGATCCTTCCGGCAGCCGCCATGCAAATATATTATTACCTTATATCTCCCCTGCTGATGATTATTGCGCTGTATTTTGTATACAGTACCTTCCTCCGGTGGATGGAACGGCGCACGGAGCCCTTCTTTTTGTTTATACTCCTCGCCACCCTGCTGATACTGGCTACCAGTTTCAGGGCGAATCATTTTTTCAGTTCCAGGTATGTGGTGTTGACGGCCCCCTTGCTCATTATACTGCTGGCGCCTTATATTCACGCCAGTAAAGAGCAGTGTATCAGGGTTGCCGCCGGAATGATCATTGGCCTGTTATCGCTGGAAACATATTTCCTTTTCAGATAG
- a CDS encoding nucleoside recognition domain-containing protein, translating to MALNYVWLAFFLISFVVAVCRLIFLQDTAVFSTVMNGMFESAKTGAEISLGLAGIMTFWLGIMKVGEKGGMIGILARAVDPFFSKLFPGIPKKHPAMGSILMNFSANALGLDNAATPVGLKAMKQLQELNPEPDTATNAQIMFLVLNTAGITLIPTSVIALRIAAGSHNAAEIFIPTLIGTIISFVSGLIAVAIYQRINLLKAPILLTFAVFGLALLGLYYVMPYLTTDQLAQYTAFVGGFTIFAIIVGFLALGVVKKINVYDVFIEGAKEGFQVSVTIIPYLVTMLVAISAFRNTGCMDYVLNGIAALFAAMGMNTDFVPALPVGLMKPLSGGAARALMVDILKTHGPDSFAGRLASIIQGSTETTFYVLAVYFGSVNIKKTKYALTCGLIADVVGLVAAIVIGYIFFH from the coding sequence ATGGCATTAAACTACGTCTGGCTGGCTTTTTTCCTGATCTCTTTTGTTGTGGCCGTCTGCCGGCTGATCTTCCTCCAGGATACTGCCGTGTTCTCTACGGTTATGAATGGCATGTTCGAGAGCGCCAAAACCGGGGCTGAGATCTCACTGGGCCTGGCGGGTATCATGACCTTCTGGCTGGGGATTATGAAAGTTGGGGAAAAAGGTGGAATGATCGGTATCCTGGCCAGGGCGGTAGACCCGTTCTTTTCCAAGCTCTTCCCTGGGATACCTAAAAAGCACCCTGCCATGGGCTCTATCCTCATGAATTTCAGTGCAAATGCGCTGGGTCTGGACAATGCGGCCACTCCCGTAGGGCTGAAAGCGATGAAGCAGTTACAGGAGCTGAATCCTGAGCCGGATACTGCTACTAATGCCCAGATCATGTTCCTGGTGCTGAACACCGCAGGTATCACACTGATCCCGACATCTGTTATTGCCCTGCGGATCGCTGCCGGTTCCCATAATGCGGCGGAGATATTCATCCCTACCCTGATAGGCACTATTATCTCCTTTGTGTCCGGTCTGATCGCCGTAGCCATATACCAGCGTATCAACCTGCTGAAGGCCCCAATCCTGCTCACCTTTGCCGTTTTCGGCCTGGCGCTGCTGGGGCTTTATTATGTAATGCCCTATCTCACAACCGACCAGCTGGCACAATACACTGCTTTCGTCGGTGGCTTTACGATCTTCGCCATTATCGTCGGCTTTCTTGCCTTGGGCGTTGTCAAGAAGATTAATGTATATGATGTATTTATTGAGGGAGCGAAAGAAGGTTTCCAGGTTTCCGTTACCATCATTCCTTACCTGGTGACCATGCTGGTAGCCATCAGCGCCTTCCGGAATACCGGATGCATGGACTATGTGCTGAATGGTATCGCCGCCCTGTTTGCCGCTATGGGCATGAATACAGACTTTGTGCCGGCACTTCCTGTCGGCCTGATGAAACCGCTCAGCGGCGGCGCTGCCCGTGCACTGATGGTGGACATCCTGAAAACACATGGACCAGATTCCTTCGCCGGACGCCTGGCCAGTATCATACAGGGATCAACGGAAACGACCTTCTATGTACTGGCGGTATATTTCGGCTCGGTGAACATCAAAAAGACGAAATATGCGCTGACATGTGGTCTGATTGCAGATGTGGTAGGCCTGGTAGCTGCTATCGTGATTGGATACATTTTCTTTCATTAA
- the ychF gene encoding redox-regulated ATPase YchF — protein sequence MALQVGIVGLPNVGKSTLFNAVSNSAKAQASNYRFCTIEPNVGLVDVPDERLAKLEELVKPNRVVPTTIEFVDIAGLVKGASKGEGLGNKFLANIREVDAIVHVIRCFEDDNILREEGAINPVGDKEIIDTELQLKDLESVEKKIARTEKMAKTGGDPKAKREFEILKQCQEHLEKGKNIRELGLSKEDRVAIADLFLLTEKPVLYVANVDEASMLTGNKYSEQLQASVQAENATVVVMNNSIEAQISEMEDPADKELFLSEYNLTEPGLNRLIRSAYKLLNLITYFTAGVQEVRAWTIHTGWKAPQAASVIHTDFEKGFIKAEVIAYEDYVKYGSETACRDNGRLRIEGKEYVVNDGDVMHFRFNV from the coding sequence ATGGCGTTACAAGTAGGAATTGTTGGATTGCCGAATGTAGGAAAGTCGACTTTATTTAATGCGGTAAGCAATAGCGCAAAGGCGCAGGCCAGCAATTACCGTTTCTGTACAATTGAACCTAACGTAGGACTTGTAGACGTACCGGATGAAAGGCTGGCAAAGCTGGAAGAGCTGGTAAAGCCCAACCGCGTGGTTCCAACCACTATTGAATTTGTAGACATCGCAGGCCTTGTAAAAGGGGCCAGTAAAGGGGAAGGTCTTGGTAACAAGTTCCTCGCCAATATCCGTGAAGTGGATGCCATCGTACACGTGATCCGCTGCTTCGAAGACGATAATATTCTCAGGGAAGAAGGCGCTATCAACCCTGTAGGCGATAAAGAGATCATTGACACCGAGTTACAGCTGAAAGACCTCGAAAGCGTGGAGAAGAAGATCGCCCGTACCGAGAAAATGGCGAAAACCGGTGGTGATCCCAAGGCGAAAAGAGAGTTCGAAATTCTTAAACAATGCCAGGAGCACCTGGAAAAAGGTAAAAATATCCGTGAGCTGGGATTGAGCAAGGAAGACCGCGTAGCGATCGCTGACCTGTTCCTGCTGACGGAAAAACCAGTACTTTACGTAGCAAACGTGGATGAGGCTTCCATGCTGACCGGCAATAAATATTCCGAGCAGCTGCAGGCTTCTGTTCAGGCTGAAAATGCTACAGTAGTGGTTATGAACAACAGTATAGAGGCGCAGATCTCCGAAATGGAAGATCCGGCAGATAAAGAACTGTTCCTTTCCGAATACAACCTGACTGAACCAGGTCTGAACCGCCTGATCCGTTCCGCATACAAGCTCCTGAACCTGATTACCTACTTTACAGCGGGTGTGCAGGAAGTAAGGGCCTGGACCATCCACACCGGCTGGAAGGCGCCTCAGGCTGCCAGTGTGATCCACACCGATTTCGAGAAAGGATTTATCAAGGCAGAGGTGATCGCCTATGAGGATTATGTGAAGTATGGTTCCGAAACCGCGTGCCGCGATAATGGCCGCTTACGTATAGAAGGTAAAGAATATGTCGTGAACGATGGTGATGTAATGCACTTCCGTTTCAACGTATAA